From a region of the Deltaproteobacteria bacterium genome:
- the polA gene encoding DNA polymerase I produces the protein MMSETRPILYLIDISSYIYRAYHALPGLRTSQGLPTNAVFGVTNMLLKVLRERQPVYLALAFDTKGPTFRHQRYPVYKAQRPPMPDDLATQLPYIQRLVAALNLPALEQEGYEADDIICTLTKKARAAGLQVEIISGDKDLFPLIEEGVTVWDPMKDKRYDLDTIKEKYGVEPCQLVDVRGLAGDASDNIPGVPGVGEKTALQLISQFHDLNNLFGHLGEINKKKLKANLVEFRDQALLSRELSVLDSQVPLEVSLEELKPGPWDRQALRRMFAELEFSKLSKELGAENNTGNYSLVTDRESLQEVVDQIARAGRVAVFFLTSEQHPMLAEIAGLALSWEEGGGVYLPWQGQPAAWIWELLGSIWTDPQISKIGPDLKAALLVGERYGRHLAGLAGDILLASYLLNPARYEQTLENVALHYLGSSLPGPRELAGHPLAASDLPQELALTYAVQRADTALGLWPQLQAELDREGLWPLYETLELPLLPVLAEMEAQGIGLDQEFLHRFGRDLERDLERLEEEIYALAGEAFLIQSPQQLAHILFEKLQLPPQKKTRGKTAYSTDIEVLNSLKEVHPIVAKVVEYRTLMKIKATYVDSLLKQVNPATGRIHTTFVQSVAATGRLSSRDPNLQNIPVRGEFGSQVRQAFVAGPGQVFLSGDYSQVELRILAHFSEDPAFLKAFQEGIDIHRQTAAEVFDLHPELVSPDMRRLAKVINFGIIYGMSAYGLARQLGVGQRLAQDFIDRYFERHGGVQRYIRQTLETARQQGWVATLWGRRRQIPQIRSSNRIVRQEAERRAINTPIQGTAADLIKKAMLAVAAVWRREKLAGHLLLQLHDELLLEIPEEEISISAQLLRQTMEGVAQLKVPLTVDIQLGKNWGEMRPSLRKS, from the coding sequence GCCGACCAATGCGGTGTTTGGAGTTACCAATATGCTGCTCAAGGTCTTGCGGGAGCGGCAGCCGGTCTATTTAGCATTGGCCTTTGACACCAAAGGTCCCACCTTTCGGCATCAGCGCTATCCGGTCTACAAGGCCCAACGCCCGCCCATGCCCGATGATCTGGCCACCCAGTTGCCTTACATCCAGCGGCTGGTGGCGGCCTTGAATCTTCCGGCTTTGGAACAGGAAGGTTATGAAGCCGATGACATCATCTGCACTCTGACCAAAAAGGCCCGGGCCGCCGGTCTGCAGGTGGAGATCATCTCCGGGGATAAGGATCTGTTTCCGCTGATAGAAGAAGGGGTCACGGTCTGGGATCCCATGAAGGATAAGCGCTATGACCTTGACACCATTAAGGAAAAATATGGAGTCGAGCCGTGCCAGCTGGTAGACGTTCGGGGGCTGGCCGGGGATGCCAGTGATAATATTCCCGGCGTCCCCGGCGTGGGGGAAAAAACCGCGCTGCAATTGATTTCCCAATTTCACGATCTGAACAACCTGTTCGGGCACCTGGGGGAGATCAATAAAAAGAAGCTGAAAGCCAATCTGGTCGAGTTTCGGGACCAGGCCCTACTCAGTCGGGAATTATCAGTCCTGGATTCGCAGGTCCCTTTAGAGGTATCGTTGGAAGAGCTGAAGCCCGGACCGTGGGATCGCCAAGCCCTACGCCGTATGTTTGCCGAGCTGGAGTTTAGTAAATTATCCAAGGAGCTGGGAGCCGAGAATAATACCGGAAATTATAGCCTGGTGACCGACCGGGAGTCCCTGCAGGAGGTGGTTGATCAAATTGCCCGGGCTGGCCGGGTAGCCGTGTTTTTTCTTACCAGCGAGCAACACCCGATGCTGGCCGAAATTGCCGGATTGGCTTTGTCCTGGGAGGAAGGTGGCGGGGTTTATCTTCCCTGGCAAGGGCAACCGGCGGCCTGGATCTGGGAATTGCTGGGGTCGATCTGGACTGATCCCCAAATCAGCAAGATCGGGCCTGACCTGAAAGCCGCGCTGCTGGTCGGTGAACGCTATGGCCGGCACCTGGCCGGATTAGCGGGCGACATCCTGTTGGCTTCTTATCTTCTCAACCCCGCCCGTTATGAACAAACCCTGGAGAATGTCGCCCTGCACTATCTGGGGAGTAGTCTACCCGGGCCTCGGGAACTGGCCGGACATCCGCTAGCGGCCTCAGATTTGCCCCAGGAGTTGGCCCTGACCTATGCCGTCCAACGGGCAGATACCGCGCTGGGTCTTTGGCCTCAGTTGCAGGCCGAGCTCGATCGGGAGGGTTTGTGGCCTCTGTATGAAACCCTGGAATTGCCTCTGTTACCGGTGCTGGCGGAGATGGAAGCTCAGGGCATCGGCCTTGACCAGGAATTTTTACACAGGTTCGGCCGTGATCTGGAAAGGGACCTGGAACGCCTGGAAGAAGAAATTTACGCTCTGGCCGGAGAAGCTTTTCTAATCCAGTCTCCTCAACAATTGGCCCATATTCTGTTCGAGAAACTACAGCTGCCGCCCCAGAAAAAAACCCGTGGCAAGACCGCTTATTCCACCGACATCGAGGTATTGAACAGCTTAAAAGAGGTTCATCCGATCGTCGCCAAAGTAGTCGAGTACCGCACCCTGATGAAAATAAAAGCCACCTATGTGGATTCTCTGCTCAAGCAGGTCAACCCGGCCACCGGCCGCATCCATACCACCTTTGTGCAGTCGGTGGCGGCTACCGGTCGGTTGTCGAGCCGCGATCCCAATCTCCAGAATATTCCGGTGCGGGGCGAGTTCGGCTCTCAGGTGCGCCAGGCTTTTGTCGCTGGGCCCGGACAGGTGTTCCTCAGCGGTGATTATTCCCAGGTGGAACTTCGCATTCTGGCGCATTTTTCGGAAGACCCGGCCTTTCTGAAAGCCTTCCAGGAAGGTATTGATATCCATCGCCAGACTGCCGCTGAGGTCTTCGACCTGCACCCGGAATTGGTCAGCCCGGATATGCGCCGTCTGGCTAAAGTCATCAACTTTGGCATTATCTATGGCATGAGCGCCTATGGCCTGGCCCGCCAATTGGGGGTCGGGCAACGGCTGGCCCAGGATTTCATTGACCGCTATTTTGAGCGCCATGGTGGAGTCCAACGTTATATCCGACAGACCCTGGAGACGGCGCGTCAGCAAGGTTGGGTTGCCACCCTGTGGGGACGCCGGCGACAGATTCCCCAGATCAGGAGCAGCAATCGCATCGTTCGCCAGGAAGCGGAACGCCGCGCCATTAATACCCCCATTCAAGGCACCGCCGCGGACCTGATTAAAAAGGCGATGTTGGCAGTAGCCGCGGTTTGGCGGCGGGAAAAACTGGCGGGCCATCTGCTCCTCCAACTTCATGATGAGTTGCTGTTAGAAATTCCAGAGGAGGAGATTTCGATTTCAGCACAATTATTGAGACAAACTATGGAAGGGGTGGCGCAACTTAAAGTGCCATTGACGGTCGATATCCAGCTCGGAAAAAATTGGGGAGAGATGAGGCCCTCGCTGAGGAAATCTTAA